A window of the Linepithema humile isolate Giens D197 chromosome 4, Lhum_UNIL_v1.0, whole genome shotgun sequence genome harbors these coding sequences:
- the LOC105672571 gene encoding transcription factor ces-2 isoform X2, with protein MCDSSRLPRQRCWNFEMSSHSHARTMCTGNAVSGAFSALHLLRSYSLFAPSSDLYRYEAYPSRDYSFESDILSNSMAAESPSSPLRPSSLSATFSLPGTLLQPPFLAAVPPLMQSLSVPQPLSTSPTGSMNRHFITTNGITSLHKRPRSEKKPIPDDQKDEKYYERRKRNNQAAKKSRDARKIREDHIALRATMLEHENAILKAQIVTLREEAQSLRHMLIKHAPAIQSIERSLSSMTPV; from the exons ATGTGCGACAGCTCGCGGCTTCCTCGACAGAGATGCTGGAACTTTG AAATGAGTTCGCACTCTCATGCGAGGACGATGTGCACCGGAAACGCAGTCTCTGGCGCATTTTCCGCGTTGCATCTCTTGCGAAGTTACAGTCTCTTCGCTCCGAGTTCAG atctGTACAGGTACGAAGCGTATCCGTCTCGAGACTATAGCTTCGAATCGGATATCTTATCGAATTCCATGGCAGCAGAGTCTCCATCCTCGCCGTTAAGACCCTCTTCTTTGTCGGCAACGTTTTCACTTCCCGGAACTCTGCTTCAGCCACCTTTTTTAGCGGCAGTGCCGCCCTTGATGCAATCCTTGAGTGTGCCTCAGCCGCTTTCAACTTCCCCTACTg gTTCTATGAATCGTCATTTTATCACCACGAATGGTATAACTAGTTTACACAAAAGACCTAGAAGCGAAAAGAAACCTATCCCGGACGATCAGAAGgacgaaaaatattatgagaGACGTAAAAGGAATAATCAGGCGGCAAAGAAGTCGCGAGATGCCCGCAAAATCAGGGAGGATCAT ATTGCTTTAAGGGCGACGATGCTGGAGCACGAGAATGCGATTCTGAAGGCGCAGATAGTGACCCTTCGAGAGGAAGCACAATCCCTGCGGCATATGTTGATCAAACACGCCCCGGCGATACAATCGATCGAACGATCACTCTCCTCGATGACACCG GTGTAA
- the LOC105672571 gene encoding transcription factor ces-2 isoform X1: MCDSSRLPRQRCWNFEMSSHSHARTMCTGNAVSGAFSALHLLRSYSLFAPSSDLYRYEAYPSRDYSFESDILSNSMAAESPSSPLRPSSLSATFSLPGTLLQPPFLAAVPPLMQSLSVPQPLSTSPTGSMNRHFITTNGITSLHKRPRSEKKPIPDDQKDEKYYERRKRNNQAAKKSRDARKIREDHIALRATMLEHENAILKAQIVTLREEAQSLRHMLIKHAPAIQSIERSLSSMTPVTLSPPHTTPNLDC; this comes from the exons ATGTGCGACAGCTCGCGGCTTCCTCGACAGAGATGCTGGAACTTTG AAATGAGTTCGCACTCTCATGCGAGGACGATGTGCACCGGAAACGCAGTCTCTGGCGCATTTTCCGCGTTGCATCTCTTGCGAAGTTACAGTCTCTTCGCTCCGAGTTCAG atctGTACAGGTACGAAGCGTATCCGTCTCGAGACTATAGCTTCGAATCGGATATCTTATCGAATTCCATGGCAGCAGAGTCTCCATCCTCGCCGTTAAGACCCTCTTCTTTGTCGGCAACGTTTTCACTTCCCGGAACTCTGCTTCAGCCACCTTTTTTAGCGGCAGTGCCGCCCTTGATGCAATCCTTGAGTGTGCCTCAGCCGCTTTCAACTTCCCCTACTg gTTCTATGAATCGTCATTTTATCACCACGAATGGTATAACTAGTTTACACAAAAGACCTAGAAGCGAAAAGAAACCTATCCCGGACGATCAGAAGgacgaaaaatattatgagaGACGTAAAAGGAATAATCAGGCGGCAAAGAAGTCGCGAGATGCCCGCAAAATCAGGGAGGATCAT ATTGCTTTAAGGGCGACGATGCTGGAGCACGAGAATGCGATTCTGAAGGCGCAGATAGTGACCCTTCGAGAGGAAGCACAATCCCTGCGGCATATGTTGATCAAACACGCCCCGGCGATACAATCGATCGAACGATCACTCTCCTCGATGACACCGGTAACTCTTTCTCCCCCACACACGACTCCGAATCTAGATTGTTAA